The DNA region TTCCAGATCTCTTGCAAGTAAAATAACACTGAATGGTCTTATAATCAAATGGAGAATGCACAATGCTGCTGAGAACATTTCGGCAGCTTCTAAGACATTTGTAttgcattattttaaactttattaatcaataaacttACCGCCTCTATAAGGATAACACATAATCAGCAACAGTATATCTAAAATTACAGAACATCCATTCACAACAATAGCCtgaaaatatcatattattttcaCGACTAATTTCCATTGAATTCACATACCAACTGGAGAGGTTCTTCATTTTGATCTTGATAAATTGAccacaaaaataacaaaattaatatcgaATTGTAGAACAAATACGCGCTGGGTGTCCAGTGGCCCATCAAACTCAATGAGATGAACGTGAAATGAATAAGGAAAATAACCTggaattatatatagaaagaCCCGTTGATTGTCACGTCTGCTTTGATCAAATAGTTacctttaaattaaagttgcgTATCTGCGATAAGTTAggcattttggtgttttagaagagtacaaaatataaaaataaaattcaacaaattatattactcATAGCGAAATTCTTATAAATGTCAAATCTGACATCAAAACAATACGTCGCGCCATCTGCTAATCGACTTCAAGCAAATACGAAATGTAACCGgactacattttataatatttatgattataaatatataaacgttAATATGCTTTTTAggttattactaaaaatcaaaataattcagaatatatttttattaatcaacatAGTAATAATCTATtatgttctaaaattttatgtgctgtaattttacaataagtgaATCAGTCCTTTTTCTTCTCTCAACTCGTAATAGATTCTTGTAATCTTAATATAGACTTAGacatttattatcataaataatctTTTGCATCATAACAATATATAAGGTGGCACATTCAAAAAGTACTTATTGAAGGGTAATATGttactataaatttcaatgaatattttgtgcgCAAGTTTTCCAGAGGCTGTCTTAAATGTGCCTCTTCGCGCTAATTGGTAGGGGAGCTTAGCCGTGCCTCTAACCAATGAGGCAACTCCAAATAACGACAAAGGAAGTTCCCAAAGATTGCTGATTTTTCAGTATCTTATTGTTACATGATGTGGCATTAACCAGTAATAGtacagaatttattaacatagaaATACCGTTGACGATATATGGAAACTTTTGATCCTCGAAGTAAATTTACAGACCTTTACTATCTTTAtcgtgcatgatgtctctctcaaaatgcAGTTGGATCAAACGATTCGTAtctatgtatgtatattggtacgataaataaaatttgaagaatgaCACCCTCATTTAGAGACTTGAAGATTTTGCTATGCTTTTTGCGTTTTTCCCctggaaaaataaacaacgtgTTTTTGGAATTTGTCGAAAACTTCTTAACCAATCTCAGGTACTTTTTAGATGGACCACCCTGTATATGCCTGTAGATTAAGAgtagaatattaattcaagATGTTTTGCAAATCAAACTGTTTTGTATGTGAAcagtatacatatttatatattaattaaatatgcaagTGTTGATATGGAAAGGTTTAGCATAAAACCtgtttatttcttttcatttaatttttaaattaaaccagcagtttgttgtttaatagtCGCTTAATTGTTCCATAAGATGGACGAGTTTTTTAGAGGAAAAAGAGTTTTGGTAACTGGTGCGGCCAGTGGTATGTAAAACACTACTTACATTttcttgattaattataataacatctTTAGGAATTGGTCGTGGTATTACCGAACGACTATTTCATTTAGGATGTACCGTTTTAGCACTGGACATTTCCACTGAACAATTGAGTAATTAtacgcatttaaattttaaccatatttaataaagtttatattatagaaaaactaaaacaagACTTCCATACCATTGAAATAGTTTCCGTCAATTTGTGCGACTGGAATGCTACTAAAGAGGCTGTAAAATCTGTGTTTCCCGTAGATCTTCTAGTTAATAATGCAGGCGTGGCGTTTATAGAACCTCTATTCGAAGTTTCGGAGAAAACTTTTGATTTGTGAGTATAAACAACGTCAAGCGTTTCTACTTAATGAAATACATATTTGCTGATAGATCTTTCGATGTAAACATAAAGGCAGTTTTTAACGTTTCTCAAACAGTTATTGAAGGCCTCGTAAATAGAAATtctccaggttcgattgtgaATATTTCCTCGCAAGCTTCCACGGCTGCTTTACTCCATCACACCGTCTATTGCGCTACTAAAGGAGCAATTGACGGTTTAACAAGAGCGCTTGCATTGGAATTTGGACCTAAGAAAATCAGAATTAACTGTGTCAATCCCACTGTTGTTATGACCGATTTGGGGAGACGTGTGTGGGGCGATCCCCAAAAAAGCGGTCCAATGTTGGCAAAAATTCCATTAGAAAGGTACAGCTATCATTTCTTTTTaagtgataaaatttatttattattattaatgatgttAAGCGAGTTACGCTAGTATTGACAACTATACAATAcaagaaacatatttttctaaagttaaatattacattttaggtTTGCGGAAATCGAGGATGTTGTAAATGCTGTCGTGTTTTTGCTGAGCGATAAATCTTCAATGATAACTGGAACATGTTTGCCCGTTGATGGAGGCTTTTTAGCatgttaaaatagttttattgtactgcctttttactataattataattcagtttaACAAATACTTCTTAAACTCcagaaaaataacataaacaaaatttgtatatgcATCAAAGATTTGATAAAGCAAATTAATGTGGTAATCTTATTAATGTCcttcaattattaatgataattttaaaatatataatttttaatatgtcaaatttcttttttatttatcttgatTATTAAGAGtcatttttgattataaatatacaaaacctATAATTCCCAATTAAAAGTTGTTTGACAAcaactaatataaattaatttcagttaattgATATGTcacttatattttacatagttaaaatttactcTCGAagccaataaaatttactatttaatatataatgtatagtTATAAACACTTTCTTTTCAATGCAATCTAAAATTCTTGTCACTtcatataatattcattttcagtACTATGTATGTTATTTCATCGTAAATTATCTTAGgcagattaataaattttaatctaactgtcaataaacaaattatattgcttttatttccACACAGAATATGAATTATCtatctattatttaacaagttatgattaaaattcataaacatACAACTTCATCATTCTGTAAGATAAACACAAAGTGTATAGCAGTGCCAAAAATGAATCAGTTCTTCCGTAATAAACGAGTGTTAGTCACTGGTGCAGCTAATGGTAAATTGTTTGATTATGATCGTTTATAACTATTCTCTATCACTTAATTATGTACAGGAATTGGACGTGGTATCACACAGCGTCTGGTTGGTTTGGGAAGTACGGTTTTGGCACTGGATATTTCTGCAGAACAactaagtataaataaataatttttataggaaaattatatgaaacatTGTCTGTATTTTAGAACCATTACAGAAACAATTTCCCTCCCTTGAACCAGTTCAGGTAGACTTGAGTGACTGGAGCGCAACTAAAAAAGCTGTCAAGTCCCTTTATCCAATAGATCTTTGTGTGAACAATGCTGGCGTTGCTATCTGTGAAAACATGCTGCAAGTTTCAGAACAGTCATACGATAAGTACATATACGAACAAAATATGTAACTTTTTACTATAAACGTAACTGTTTAGATCTTTCAACGTAAACGCCAAAGCAGTGTTCAACGTAAGCCAAGCGGTAATCGAAAATTTGATCTCAAGAAATTCGCCAGGTTCAATAGTGAACATTTCGTCGAAAGCTTCTAAGGCAGCTCTGCCAGATCTCAGCGTGTATTGCGCCACAAAAGGAGCGGTCGACGGTTTAACCAGAGCTTTAGCTATGGAATTTGGACCGAAGAAAATCAGAATCAATTCAGTTAATCCGACTATTGTTATGACGGATCTTGGAAAACAAGCCTGGCATGATGTCAACAAACGGGAACCCATGCTGGCCAAAATTCCCCTGGAAAGGttgaaaatcaaaaaagtttattattggagattaagttatttgtttttaggTTTGCTGATGTTGAGGATGTTGTAGACGCTGTTATATTCCTTCTGAGCGACAAATCTTCCATGATAACCGGATCGTGTTTGCCTGTGGATGGAGGCTTTTTAGCTTGTTGAATAATTGATTTCATTGTTgacactttttattaaataaaattattattatttggctTACTAGATTTTATCactcattaaattttctacaaagTAACAAAGATTTCCATGGTATTAAGTGCCTTGtgtcaaattattcaaatatgaatCGGTGtagattaattgtaatttcttttattttaattgtttctgtaAATTATTGTACGATTGATATAAATAAGGAGGAATTAATATATCTTGCAAATCACTTGACACTCGGAGAATGCAGAAAATTAGTCGCTTATGCTCACTATTTAACATATGATTTGCCCTTGGAACAAGACGAAGCAGGTAATTAAACATGCATTATTTTCttgtattgtttgtttttgacaTGTCTAcactaattatattgttaaaatataaccaAAATTATACGTATTCACATTACGTTTAACTTATTGAAGATATAACAACACaaagacaatattttttaattttaaatctattgttataattttattttatttagaaatttaaatatatacgtcATTCGgtatttctgtatttttattgatccTATACAATACCGGTattgtctaaaataatttggatattaaaaaaccatcatttattttagaacaCAAGATATCCAAAGATGAATCATGTCTTGAACTTCTAGAACACTGGAATTCAGAAAAAGGTGAGGGCAAAGGTGAGACTCATGAGGTTTTGGAACAGAGACTAAgacaaatggaaaaaaatgaattagctGATTGGTTAGGCAGAACGGTATTTCGGGAACTCGGACAAGATCTTAACAAAAGTTTAAAGGAaggttttaatgaaattcttaataatactAGGTAAGtactttttttcatatatgtatatggttcagtttagaattttcaataataagtcATATTTTGTGTACGTTGTATgaaatgttttgaattttagtACGGTGACAGAACAGGAAGGCCCGACTATTGCACCCCCGATGGATGAGAGTGAACCCACGGAATGGTTACCCATCGATAcatttttgtatgttttagCAATTATGTTAGCATTTACAGCTTGTGGCATGTGCGTAATggtaatatattcaaaatgtaaACCAGAAGGGTAAGTTTTCCAAATCCTTGCATTGTTAGTTATgagttaaatagttaaatataataattaaaatttttcatctcatttaaaataaataaaaaaattaagttaatgtatttgttgaaaaagatatatattataaatttgtttataattatgtacatatttatttatattttatttatttttttttttaacttttgttaACTGTTTGTggccatttatttaaatttattatatatttaactattaagaaAAATCTTTGTTGCAGAAAACCTATCAAACCTCAGTATTTACCAATAACCAATGAAATTTCCGACGATGATGACGATGCAGAACAAATACTCTATGTGAAAGGAAACTAAACCTCATCGTTTATGGTGATCAGTGTATACGAAGAGACACTCCTTTTGTGTCATTTAAACTACTGATTTTActctttatgtaattttttcaatcaaaatcaatattgatataattagtagcaacaaataaattattttattttaaatattgatcaattattgaaattcaCACAAATTTACTGTTAATACATTTGAACTACTGGCCTAATTtgggaatttatattatttttcatagcAAATCGCACGTATTTTTTatcagaatttattattaaccatatttaaaaatactaaattattattatcacaaCATTTGGCAATTTTTCAATGTAATATCCAATTTTTGGTGTTTACACATTTTCAGGTTATAGTGAAACGTCACCgtgttatttgtatttattatttggacTTTGTACCCGTTTAAAAGTTAAGTGTAAAGTTTACTTTTGATTGTTTGTTGCCGTCCAAATCATTCGTAAGCAAGCACTCACACAAATATGATCAACACAGGGTAAGAACGGAAACAATCCATAAAAGCAacaagtgttttatttttgaaatttgcaaTTTCAGTAAATTAGCAGGTCTCACAGTATTGGTGACGGGAGGCAGTAGAGGAATAGGAAAGGCTATCGCTCTGAAATGTGCAAAGGATGGGGCCAATGTTGTGGTTGCTGCCAAAACTGCTGAACCACATCCAAAACTGCCAGGCACAATTTATACGGCCAGTAAAGAAAGTATGTATCAGTCAAAAAtgcatttcattttaatttatactattttactattattgcttttttattttatttgcaatttttgAACAGGTAAATGAACTCATttgcaatttaaatagtttgtttatattaaggAATATGAATATTCTTCctttcaatgaaaataaacttacaaattaatttgtgtgtaataattattaatttaatttaagatttaatttaatattcaaatgcaattaaagacattttttgtaattgaatttgtGTTATGTTCTTATAATGCagtgtattattatttgtttattaattgtagcTATTTGATATTGTACATGTTTACAAacaaaactacaaaaataattgttgttatcaaatgataatatatatgtatttcagtaatttggtttctacatttttattagttaaacaTGATAAAATGATTGCTAACAATTAAATGGTTGGACCtgtattctataaatttatctttgaacatttatctttaattttgttatttgaccATActgaaatttacaatattaatactatttttttatattaaacaaataacaca from Aethina tumida isolate Nest 87 chromosome 1, icAetTumi1.1, whole genome shotgun sequence includes:
- the LOC109608737 gene encoding uncharacterized protein LOC109608737, which codes for MNRCRLIVISFILIVSVNYCTIDINKEELIYLANHLTLGECRKLVAYAHYLTYDLPLEQDEAEHKISKDESCLELLEHWNSEKGEGKGETHEVLEQRLRQMEKNELADWLGRTVFRELGQDLNKSLKEGFNEILNNTSTVTEQEGPTIAPPMDESEPTEWLPIDTFLYVLAIMLAFTACGMCVMVIYSKCKPEGKPIKPQYLPITNEISDDDDDAEQILYVKGN
- the LOC109608722 gene encoding L-xylulose reductase → MDEFFRGKRVLVTGAASGIGRGITERLFHLGCTVLALDISTEQLKKLKQDFHTIEIVSVNLCDWNATKEAVKSVFPVDLLVNNAGVAFIEPLFEVSEKTFDLSFDVNIKAVFNVSQTVIEGLVNRNSPGSIVNISSQASTAALLHHTVYCATKGAIDGLTRALALEFGPKKIRINCVNPTVVMTDLGRRVWGDPQKSGPMLAKIPLERFAEIEDVVNAVVFLLSDKSSMITGTCLPVDGGFLAC
- the LOC109608727 gene encoding uncharacterized protein LOC109608727 isoform X1, producing the protein MPNLSQIRNFNLKVIFLIHFTFISLSLMGHWTPSAYLFYNSILILLFLWSIYQDQNEEPLQLAIVVNGCSVILDILLLIMCYPYRGEAAEMFSAALCILHLIIRPFSVILLARDLETRSGVSAGLIGNRESYEDIDRNVPQTSGDKTGGYNYATAEQI
- the LOC109608727 gene encoding uncharacterized protein LOC109608727 isoform X2, whose product is MPNLSQIRNFNLKVIFLIHFTFISLSLMGHWTPSAYLFYNSILILLFLWSIYQDQNEEPLQLAIVVNGCSVILDILLLIMCYPYRGAAEMFSAALCILHLIIRPFSVILLARDLETRSGVSAGLIGNRESYEDIDRNVPQTSGDKTGGYNYATAEQI
- the LOC109608729 gene encoding L-xylulose reductase produces the protein MIKIHKHTTSSFCKINTKCIAVPKMNQFFRNKRVLVTGAANGIGRGITQRLVGLGSTVLALDISAEQLKPLQKQFPSLEPVQVDLSDWSATKKAVKSLYPIDLCVNNAGVAICENMLQVSEQSYDKSFNVNAKAVFNVSQAVIENLISRNSPGSIVNISSKASKAALPDLSVYCATKGAVDGLTRALAMEFGPKKIRINSVNPTIVMTDLGKQAWHDVNKREPMLAKIPLERFADVEDVVDAVIFLLSDKSSMITGSCLPVDGGFLAC